A DNA window from Malus domestica chromosome 12, GDT2T_hap1 contains the following coding sequences:
- the LOC103413849 gene encoding pentatricopeptide repeat-containing protein At3g09060: MVDFPKSLSPKRVLKLLKAEKNPHSALALLDSATRHPNYNHSPDVFHHILRRLVDPKLVVHVERVVELIRTQKCKCPEDVALTVIKAYTKNSMPDKALAVFQQMEEIFGCAPGVRSYNSLLNAFIESNQWDRAEKFFAYFETVGLEPNLQTYNVLIKISCKKKQFEKARGLLNWMWEKGLEPDVFSYGTLINGLAKGGNLSDALEVFDEMFERGVGPDVMCYNILIDGFFRKGDSVSANEIWERLVKDSEVYPNIVTYNVMINGLCKCGKFSESLEIWNRMKTNDRGPDLYTCSSLIHGLCKAGNVDGAERVYKEMVDKGVVPDVVVYNAMLNGFCIAGKTKECFELWDMMEMCGCRNVVSYNTLIRGLFENEKVDEAISVWGLMCDKACVADATTYGVLIHGLCRNGYLNKALQILKVAENTGADLDAFAYSSMINGLCKEGILDEAARLVGKMDKCGYEPNSHVCNALIYGYIQASKLEDAILFFRGMCTKFCSPNVISYNTLINGLCKAERFSDAYVFVREMLEKGWKPDVITYSLLIDGLCQGKKIDMALNVWHQALDKGFEPDVTMHNIIIHGLCSAGKAEDALQLYFQMWRWDCVPNLVTYNTLMEGFYKITDCEKASEIWACLLKDGLQPDIITYNVTLKGFCSCSRISDAIRFLEKALRLGILPTSITWYILVRAVLNNGTTSNSSWV, translated from the coding sequence ATGGTCGACTTCCCCAAGTCTCTCTCGCCGAAGCGAGTCCTGAAGCTCCTCAAAGCCGAGAAGAACCCTCATTCCGCACTCGCCCTGCTCGACTCAGCGACCCGCCACCCGAACTACAACCACTCCCCCGACGTCTTCCACCACATTCTTCGTCGGCTCGTGGACCCGAAGCTCGTCGTTCACGTCGAGCGGGTGGTCGAGCTGATTCGGACCCAGAAATGCAAGTGCCCCGAGGACGTGGCATTGACGGTGATCAAAGCGTATACGAAAAACTCCATGCCCGATAAAGCGTTGGCCGTGTTTCAGCAAATGGAAGAGATTTTTGGGTGTGCGCCCGGCGTAAGGTCGTACAATTCGCTGCTGAATGCGTTCATTGAGTCGAACCAATGGGACCGAGCTGAGAAATTTTTTGCTTATTTCGAAACGGTGGGTTTGGAGCCAAATTTGCAAACTTATAATGTTCTGATCAAGATTTCGTGCAAGAAGAAGCAGTTTGAGAAGGCTAGAGGGTTGCTGAATTGGATGTGGGAAAAGGGTTTGGAGCCTGATGTGTTTAGTTATGGGACTTTGATCAACGGGCTTGCGAAAGGTGGGAACTTGAGTGATGCATTGgaggtgtttgatgaaatgtttGAGAGAGGGGTTGGTCCTGATGTGATGTGTTATAATATTTTGATTGATGGTTTTTTCCGGAAAGGCGATAGTGTGAGTGCCAATGAGATTTGGGAGAGGTTGGTGAAGGACTCAGAGGTTTATCCTAATATTGTTACTTATAACGTTATGATCAATGGTTTGTGTAAATGTGGGAAGTTCAGTGAGAGTTTAGAGATATGGAATCGGATGAAGACAAATGATCGAGGGCCTGACTTgtatacttgtagttctttgaTTCATGGGTTGTGCAAAGCAGGGAATGTGGATGGGGCTGAGAGAGTTTATAAAGAGATGGTTGATAAAGGGGTTGTTCCGGATGTGGTTGTCTATAATGCAATGCTCAATGGGTTCTGTATAGCAGGGAAGACTAAAGAGTGCTTTGAGCTGTGGGACATGATGGAGATGTGTGGTTGTCGTAATGTTGTGAGTTATAACACATTGATTAGAGGGTTGTTTGAAAACGAGAAGGTTGATGAAGCAATTTCTGTCTGGGGACTAATGTGTGATAAGGCTTGTGTTGCAGATGCCACAACCTATGGAGTATTAATCCATGGACTGTGTAGAAATGGGTATTTAAACAAGGCTTTGCAGATTTTAAAAGTGGCAGAAAACACAGGAGCTGATCTGGATGCCTTTGCGTATTCGTCAATGATTAATGGGTTATGCAAGGAAGGGATACTAGATGAAGCAGCCAGGCTAGTGGGTAAGATGGATAAGTGTGGCTATGAACCGAATTCTCATGTTTGCAATGCATTGATATACGGGTATATCCAAGCTTCCAAACTTGAAGATGCCATTTTGTTTTTTAGAGGAATGTGCACCAAGTTTTGCTCTCCAAATGTTATCTCCTACAATACTCTCATAAATGGTTTATGCAAAGCAGAAAGATTTAGTGACGCATATGTGTTTGTGAGGGAAATGCTGGAAAAAGGATGGAAGCCGGATGTGATCACATATAGCTTGTTAATCGATGGCCTTTGTCAAGGCAAAAAGATTGACATGGCCCTCAACGTGTGGCATCAAGCCCTTGACAAGGGCTTCGAGCCTGATGTAACTATGCATAACATTATAATTCATGGTCTTTGCTCTGCAGGCAAGGCTGAAGATGCTTTGCAGCTTTATTTTCAGATGTGGCGTTGGGACTGCGTTCCAAATCTTGTAACCTACAACACCCTAATGGAGggtttttacaaaattacagaCTGTGAAAAGGCATCAGAAATTTGGGCCTGCCTTCTAAAAGACGGACTACAACCAGATATCATCACCTATAATGTTACTCTCAAAGGGTTTTGTTCATGCAGTAGAATATCAGATGCCATTAGGTTTTTAGAAAAGGCTTTACGTCTTGGAATTCTTCCAACTTCCATTACGTGGTACATACTTGTTAGGGCAGTGCTAAACAATGGGACCACTTCAAACTCTTCTTGGGTATAA
- the LOC103450542 gene encoding LOW QUALITY PROTEIN: uncharacterized protein (The sequence of the model RefSeq protein was modified relative to this genomic sequence to represent the inferred CDS: deleted 3 bases in 2 codons) has translation MDNTTPDERLKSTLNSFNCRCTSLSLSLSLSLSLSPLYPNLKPALKTDKMIGLKLIQTSFTPTKHASLHTGRLSNAKNSVLRFSKSNDSDSESDASPPEGDTRKQELLVRIAMLQAQKVRLADYLDERSEYLTKFGEEANAEFDKIGEDALKDLDEASDRILENINSRMQAFEESAGVNIEEMEKNENELEAFEGQIEKERNKGLFFKNLTQGKPKKKKDATEEINKIKELTKKSAGSETRTNIYLALIGLLLVQLADSFITSTPDWRKVAFLGAIFVGLVSQVIYEQKMLSETESTEEGKTQEERR, from the exons ATGGATAATACAACGCCAGATGAGAGGCTAAAAAGCACTCTCAACAGTTTTAACTGTCGATGtacaagtctctctctctctctctctctctctctctctctctctcccctttatCCAAACTTAAAGCCAGCACTGAAAACGGATAAGATGATTGGcctcaagctcattcaaacCTCCTTCACCCCCACCAAACATGCCAGTTTACACACAGGACGATTGTCCAACGCCAAGAATTCCGTCTTGCGATTCAGCAAGTCCAATGATTCTGATTCGGAGTCAGATGCTTCCCCTCCTGAAGGCGACACTCGCAAGCAAGAGTTGCTGGTGAGGATAGCAATGCTTCAAGCTCAGAAGGTCCGTCTTGCCGATTAC TTGGATGAAAGGTCAGAGTATCTTACCAAATTTGGAGAGGAGGCAAACGCCGAGTTTGACAAGATTGGAGAAGATGCTCTCAAAGACCTGGATGAAGCCAGCGACAGG ATATTGGAGAATATAAACAGCCGCATGCAGGCCTTTGAGGAATCTGCAGGAGTGAACATAGAGGAGATGGAGAAAAACGAAAACGAGTTAGAAGCATTCGAAGGTCAGATTGAAAAAGAGCGAAACAAAGGGttattttttaagaatttgACCCAGGGCaagccgaaaaaaaaaaag gatgcTACCgaggaaataaataaaatcaaggAGCTTACCAAAAAAAGTGCAGGATCCGAAACCAGGACGAACATTTACCTTGCACTAATTGGTCTGCTACTCGTACAACTTGCCGACTCTTTCATCACTTCAACACCTGATTGGAGAAAAGTTGCATTTCTCGGGGCAATTTTTGTGGGTTTGGTTTCTCAGGTCATCTATGAGCAGAAAATGTTATCAGAAACAGAAAGTACAGAAGAGGGGAAGACACAGGAAGAAAGAAGATGA